In Sebaldella termitidis ATCC 33386, one DNA window encodes the following:
- the mltG gene encoding endolytic transglycosylase MltG translates to MKKIIICFSTFIGILIFLFLLFFMMMLTPVKEFKNKYVVVRKGESFNQIYNDLGIKYTLTDKVYLKITGNGSKARVGSYKFDGKVSRMEIISKIVSGKSDEIRLTIPEGFSNRQVFERIEKLGLGTKEKLEQALKKADFPYPHPNNNYEGYFYPETYFFYEGTSEKEVVDAILKEFLKNYPPEKYPDKDDFYNKLKLASIVELEVAKKEDKTKVAGIFLKRLEINMRLESDATLKYELGRQAYRKELLTDMSPYNSYKHKGLPPTPVSNPSKETFDAVVNAEITGDLFFFTYKGGTYYSKTHDEHLRKRKETGQLK, encoded by the coding sequence ATGAAAAAAATTATAATATGTTTTAGCACATTTATAGGTATACTAATATTTTTATTTTTACTTTTTTTTATGATGATGCTTACACCTGTAAAAGAATTTAAAAATAAATATGTAGTGGTGAGAAAGGGTGAGAGTTTTAACCAAATCTATAATGATCTTGGAATAAAATATACCCTGACTGATAAGGTATACCTGAAAATTACCGGCAATGGCTCAAAAGCAAGGGTCGGCTCTTATAAATTTGACGGAAAAGTAAGCAGAATGGAGATCATCAGTAAAATTGTAAGCGGAAAAAGTGATGAAATAAGACTGACTATACCGGAAGGATTTTCTAACAGACAGGTATTTGAGAGAATAGAAAAGCTGGGACTTGGAACAAAAGAAAAGCTGGAGCAGGCACTAAAAAAAGCAGATTTTCCTTATCCGCATCCGAATAATAATTATGAAGGATATTTTTACCCTGAAACTTACTTTTTTTATGAAGGAACAAGTGAAAAGGAAGTAGTAGACGCTATTCTAAAAGAATTTTTGAAAAATTATCCTCCTGAAAAATATCCGGATAAAGATGATTTTTATAATAAATTAAAGCTGGCATCAATAGTAGAACTGGAAGTAGCGAAAAAAGAAGATAAAACAAAAGTAGCTGGGATATTTTTAAAAAGGCTGGAAATAAATATGAGGCTTGAATCAGATGCGACATTAAAGTATGAGCTCGGAAGACAGGCATACAGAAAAGAACTTCTTACGGATATGTCTCCATATAACAGTTATAAGCATAAAGGCTTACCTCCTACTCCGGTGTCAAATCCTTCGAAAGAAACTTTTGATGCTGTAGTGAATGCGGAAATAACCGGAGATTTATTCTTTTTTACATATAAGGGAGGAACTTATTATTCAAAAACTCATGATGAGCATTTGAGAAAAAGAAAGGAGACTGGGCAGTTAAAATAA